The following proteins are encoded in a genomic region of Gimesia algae:
- a CDS encoding CAP domain-containing protein: MTIKSSWKVVLTGLFCLLLIQPVFSEEEKKEGEHDWLVKHPTIQKLLKLHNAERARNGMPALTLNTKMCLEAQEHANWMAQTGYYQHSNLPWPEIIFQGPTSAAAAVNGWIASPAHHSIMLTGSQAGFGYMVLNGNYYWVGVFK; this comes from the coding sequence ATGACTATAAAATCATCATGGAAAGTCGTTTTAACAGGTCTGTTTTGTCTGCTGTTGATCCAGCCTGTTTTTTCAGAAGAAGAAAAGAAGGAAGGTGAGCACGACTGGTTAGTGAAACACCCAACCATTCAGAAGCTGCTGAAACTGCATAACGCAGAACGCGCACGCAATGGAATGCCAGCCTTGACATTAAACACGAAGATGTGTCTAGAGGCTCAGGAGCATGCCAACTGGATGGCTCAGACTGGCTACTACCAGCACAGCAATTTGCCCTGGCCGGAAATTATTTTTCAAGGCCCCACTTCAGCCGCCGCAGCAGTAAATGGCTGGATAGCATCCCCTGCTCATCACTCTATCATGTTGACTGGTAGTCAGGCGGGATTTGGATACATGGTTTTGAATGGCAACTATTACTGGGTCGGTGTATTTAAATAA
- a CDS encoding glycoside hydrolase family protein — MKPDDCYKMNGPTVKFYIRFNTSRLLVLTIFLYGISSTLVAEEIRFPDELTKFRPYTSNPIFEAQGPGHWDVKIRERGWILKEEDFYHLWFTGYDGTRQGIKKLGYAWSCDGIHWTRSPCNPIYQQHWVEDMMVIKQGNTYHMFAEGKNDIAQHLTSTDAVNWTRVGALDVRMSDGKPIAAGPYGTPVVWYEKGTWYLFYERRDAGIWLATSPDMKVWTNINNDQPVMLPGPESYDQKMIAMNQLIKYQGTYYMVFHGTAAVQKPSLWTTNIAASQNMIDWVKYSGNPLTRPEVNQSSGLLIPDGNRFRFYTMHNQVDLNLPVVP; from the coding sequence ATGAAACCTGATGATTGTTATAAAATGAACGGACCCACGGTGAAATTCTACATACGTTTTAATACTTCCCGTTTACTGGTACTGACAATATTTCTCTACGGGATCTCTTCGACGCTTGTTGCTGAAGAAATCCGTTTCCCGGATGAATTAACCAAATTCCGTCCCTATACATCCAACCCGATCTTTGAGGCACAGGGGCCCGGTCACTGGGATGTGAAAATCCGAGAGCGTGGCTGGATTCTGAAAGAAGAAGATTTCTATCACCTGTGGTTTACCGGCTATGATGGAACCCGCCAAGGAATAAAAAAACTGGGATATGCCTGGTCCTGTGATGGGATTCACTGGACGCGATCCCCCTGTAATCCCATCTACCAGCAGCATTGGGTAGAAGACATGATGGTAATCAAACAGGGAAATACCTATCACATGTTTGCCGAAGGCAAGAATGATATCGCCCAGCATCTGACTTCCACTGATGCGGTAAACTGGACCCGCGTTGGTGCACTGGATGTTCGCATGTCGGACGGGAAACCCATTGCCGCCGGCCCCTATGGAACGCCTGTCGTCTGGTATGAAAAAGGAACCTGGTATCTGTTTTATGAAAGACGGGATGCAGGGATCTGGCTGGCGACTTCACCGGATATGAAAGTCTGGACGAATATAAACAACGACCAGCCAGTTATGCTGCCCGGCCCTGAATCTTATGATCAAAAAATGATTGCCATGAATCAGCTGATCAAATACCAGGGAACTTATTACATGGTATTTCACGGCACTGCAGCCGTCCAAAAACCATCATTATGGACCACAAATATTGCTGCTTCCCAAAATATGATTGACTGGGTTAAATATTCAGGAAACCCGTTGACCAGACCCGAAGTCAATCAGTCGAGCGGTTTATTGATTCCAGATGGGAATCGATTTCGTTTTTATACGATGCACAATCAGGTTGATTTAAATCTGCCCGTAGTCCCCTGA
- a CDS encoding ComEC/Rec2 family competence protein, translated as MNESPKQIEKRANPGDHILHHPQRSPALSVLICFAAGILLDAWLNLDLSVWILFAGTALVCWLLTYWAHWRKLATLMLLVVVVSLGALRYHEFWHSRSPEHVTRLLPSASQQQVPKCIVRLVGNISSKPDIRDLKEDELLNPEQPQRRIQFTLACRNLLVKDSKIPISGKVRVFITENRKPSEPGLVSQLAAGDLINICGELRHCAKPDNPEDYDFSIYFRKQKIDAILSVKIPEAIALIQKSNDYSWNRLRASVHDWFKTRIVAHTSETSQPVALALLLGERAELSPKVRQEFSKSGLIHFLAISGLHIGFFSIIVWSSCHILNLPRTVTVTFLILAILFYLSIIEIRPPILRAASFCVLVTLGLVSWRTITTLNLVCLSALIILLINPTDLFDVGTQLSFLAVASILWTVNQDFYKNLYQQTWLPLRWRLKAGDPLLQTPLQRFGLQYFRMLYSIFLVTFFIWITTAPLVLYHFHLLAPVGLVVNTLIFPFLFLILLLGYLLMFVGSLLPFTAGFLGYCFDQSLQLLLWIVEWTSNLPWSHFELPAPALWWILMYYTLLLLSVLTVFWKHHWFSSISVKKIRLLLLPVWIVTGLLVPLLNIREPSLRCTFIAVNHGVSILIEAPGGETILYDAGSMSPVEQTYSKIKNTLLSRGIRRVDYLLISHADRDHFNSAAELVTNGYVRELAFPQSFLMRSQRGTIELCDTALEFQVPIQLIGKGDHFTLGEKTTIEVLHPDSGDRYEDDNPSSLTLRISYGGRQILLTGDLEGAGLKKLLSEPITDKVDVLLSPHHGSRTANTRDLSEWANPAHVIVSGGKKQTIPDLKKTFPESTQIYSTQQHGAIVCEVDKAGNLTVNPFRVVGNSYELTER; from the coding sequence ATGAACGAATCCCCTAAACAGATTGAAAAGAGAGCGAATCCAGGAGATCATATTCTGCATCATCCTCAGCGGTCTCCTGCCTTGAGTGTGCTTATTTGCTTTGCTGCGGGGATCCTGTTGGATGCCTGGTTGAACCTGGATCTTTCTGTCTGGATCCTGTTTGCTGGAACTGCCTTAGTCTGCTGGCTACTGACGTATTGGGCCCACTGGAGAAAACTTGCCACTCTCATGTTACTGGTCGTGGTCGTCTCACTGGGAGCCTTGCGGTATCACGAATTCTGGCATTCTCGCTCTCCGGAGCACGTCACTCGCCTGCTCCCTTCTGCGAGTCAGCAGCAGGTTCCCAAATGTATTGTCAGACTGGTCGGTAATATTTCTTCCAAACCAGATATTCGCGATTTAAAAGAAGACGAATTGTTGAATCCGGAACAGCCTCAACGAAGGATTCAGTTTACGCTTGCCTGTCGGAATCTTCTGGTCAAAGATTCCAAGATTCCCATTTCGGGTAAAGTACGTGTTTTCATTACAGAAAATCGAAAACCATCCGAACCGGGGCTCGTAAGCCAGCTCGCAGCTGGGGATTTGATTAATATTTGTGGTGAGCTGAGGCATTGCGCGAAACCCGATAACCCTGAAGATTATGATTTTTCGATCTATTTTCGCAAACAGAAAATTGATGCCATTCTCTCTGTCAAAATCCCTGAAGCGATAGCACTGATCCAGAAATCGAACGACTATTCCTGGAACCGGCTTCGGGCGTCAGTTCATGACTGGTTCAAAACACGCATCGTTGCGCATACGTCAGAGACTTCTCAGCCAGTCGCTCTGGCACTCCTGCTGGGTGAACGTGCGGAATTGAGCCCCAAAGTGCGTCAGGAATTCAGCAAGTCCGGATTGATCCATTTTTTAGCGATCTCCGGGTTACATATAGGTTTTTTCAGCATCATCGTCTGGAGTAGCTGCCATATCTTGAATCTGCCGCGCACAGTAACAGTGACTTTTTTGATTCTGGCGATTCTGTTTTACCTGTCGATCATCGAGATCCGTCCGCCGATCTTAAGAGCTGCTTCATTTTGTGTGCTTGTTACGCTGGGGCTGGTCAGTTGGCGCACGATTACCACCTTGAATCTGGTTTGTCTGTCGGCGCTGATTATTCTACTGATTAATCCAACAGACCTGTTTGATGTAGGAACCCAGCTATCGTTTCTAGCCGTGGCGTCTATTCTCTGGACAGTAAACCAGGACTTTTATAAAAACCTGTATCAGCAGACCTGGCTTCCGTTACGCTGGCGTCTGAAAGCCGGCGATCCGCTTTTACAGACACCTTTACAACGGTTTGGTCTTCAGTATTTTCGGATGCTTTACAGTATTTTTCTGGTTACATTCTTCATCTGGATCACAACAGCTCCTCTGGTTCTCTATCACTTTCACCTGCTGGCTCCAGTCGGGCTTGTCGTGAATACTCTGATCTTCCCCTTTCTGTTTCTGATACTCCTGTTGGGGTATCTGTTGATGTTTGTCGGTTCGTTGCTTCCGTTTACCGCTGGGTTTTTGGGCTATTGTTTTGACCAGAGTCTGCAGTTGCTGCTTTGGATAGTAGAGTGGACATCAAATTTGCCTTGGTCCCATTTCGAGTTACCGGCTCCCGCCCTCTGGTGGATACTGATGTATTATACCCTGCTGCTATTATCCGTTTTAACGGTTTTCTGGAAGCATCATTGGTTCTCCAGCATCTCTGTCAAAAAAATAAGGCTGTTGCTACTGCCTGTCTGGATCGTGACGGGCCTGTTGGTGCCCCTGTTGAACATACGGGAACCTTCCCTGCGATGTACCTTTATTGCCGTCAATCATGGAGTCTCTATTTTGATTGAAGCTCCCGGTGGAGAGACGATTCTCTACGACGCGGGGTCAATGTCGCCTGTGGAACAAACCTACTCGAAAATTAAGAACACATTACTATCACGTGGGATTCGCAGGGTTGATTATCTACTGATTTCACACGCCGATCGCGATCATTTTAATTCGGCAGCAGAACTGGTTACAAATGGATATGTGCGTGAGCTTGCCTTTCCGCAATCGTTTCTGATGCGGTCGCAGCGGGGTACAATCGAATTGTGTGATACAGCATTGGAGTTTCAAGTGCCCATACAACTTATCGGAAAAGGCGACCACTTTACCTTGGGAGAAAAAACGACCATCGAGGTTCTGCATCCCGACTCTGGAGATCGATATGAGGACGACAATCCATCCAGCCTGACTTTGCGCATCAGTTATGGAGGGCGTCAGATTCTTCTCACGGGAGATTTAGAAGGAGCGGGACTCAAAAAACTGTTAAGTGAACCAATAACTGACAAAGTGGATGTGCTGCTGTCACCTCACCACGGCAGTCGAACTGCAAATACGCGTGATCTGAGCGAATGGGCGAATCCTGCACATGTGATTGTCAGTGGAGGCAAGAAGCAGACGATTCCTGATTTGAAAAAGACTTTTCCGGAAAGCACACAGATTTATTCCACGCAACAGCATGGAGCAATTGTCTGTGAGGTGGACAAAGCAGGCAACTTGACGGTAAATCCATTCAGGGTGGTTGGTAACAGTTACGAATTGACTGAACGGTAG
- a CDS encoding tetratricopeptide repeat protein, giving the protein MSDSKINELYQQARLLQKSREIEKAIEIYQRIISIKPVEKKAHVAIATAFFQLKRYPDAIHHFEELTRLAPADASPYINMGAIYNRMGEYKQALNVLRKAVQKNKRSTDAFYNMGIAHKGLNQLSMAVTAYKQAIVFDDEMVDAHFNLGNVYLEMKNHTQAHSSFSRALEISPGFKKARNAMNILDDELMKEKEKLSPFGRLVDESTLQKKGTTVSTRDLSVEERESDRRKIHQLCDDVTEITHTIVDNLKKSVNPGLLNLNRCISQGEKHYSELDEAYSTFQKKVKSLNDMRKLLKHRMLELRSHEALINSSDVD; this is encoded by the coding sequence TTGAGTGACTCAAAAATAAATGAACTGTATCAACAGGCACGTCTACTTCAGAAATCTCGTGAAATCGAAAAAGCCATCGAGATTTATCAGAGGATCATCAGTATCAAACCTGTTGAAAAGAAGGCACATGTCGCGATTGCTACCGCTTTTTTTCAGTTAAAACGGTATCCTGATGCCATCCACCATTTTGAAGAACTGACCCGCCTGGCTCCGGCAGATGCTTCCCCTTATATTAATATGGGAGCAATCTATAACCGTATGGGCGAATACAAACAGGCATTGAATGTCTTAAGAAAAGCGGTTCAGAAAAACAAGAGATCAACGGATGCATTCTACAACATGGGAATTGCTCACAAAGGGCTCAACCAGTTAAGCATGGCGGTCACCGCTTATAAACAGGCGATCGTATTTGACGATGAAATGGTCGATGCCCATTTCAATCTGGGAAATGTTTATCTGGAAATGAAAAATCATACACAAGCGCATTCCAGCTTTTCGCGGGCGCTGGAAATCTCGCCCGGTTTCAAGAAAGCTAGAAATGCCATGAATATCCTGGACGATGAATTAATGAAAGAGAAAGAGAAACTGAGTCCTTTTGGTCGCCTGGTAGATGAATCGACACTACAAAAAAAAGGCACTACCGTTTCTACTCGCGATCTCAGTGTTGAAGAACGTGAGAGTGACCGCCGAAAAATTCATCAACTGTGTGATGATGTTACTGAAATCACACACACCATCGTTGATAATTTAAAGAAAAGTGTGAATCCCGGTCTACTCAATCTGAATCGTTGTATCTCGCAGGGTGAAAAACACTACTCTGAACTGGATGAAGCTTATTCGACATTTCAGAAAAAAGTGAAATCACTGAATGACATGAGAAAGCTGTTAAAACATCGCATGCTCGAGTTGCGTTCTCATGAAGCATTAATCAATTCCAGCGACGTAGATTAA
- a CDS encoding winged helix-turn-helix domain-containing protein encodes MSAEIESHQVESIGVVAGVVWQYLSEHEPVTLSKLSREIEAPRDLVMQAVGWLGREGKIEFHQGSRSKLISLVKE; translated from the coding sequence ATGTCAGCGGAAATTGAATCACATCAGGTTGAGAGCATCGGTGTTGTTGCAGGGGTCGTCTGGCAATATTTAAGTGAACACGAACCGGTGACACTCAGTAAACTGTCACGTGAAATTGAAGCGCCCCGTGATCTGGTCATGCAGGCTGTCGGGTGGCTGGGCCGAGAAGGGAAAATTGAATTTCATCAGGGATCACGCAGTAAACTGATCTCATTAGTGAAAGAGTAA
- a CDS encoding peptide-binding protein: protein MHQYPRFNLLFLSLFLMITLAGCPGPASDEAEDEADSETKEVLLEPFDAPKLADLDAQVEWEEQPVLDSLELLRERQSQEKPLVSVDEALKLKNTNQEINEKILSALGRLPKNDEEVDWGATINRHVGADLKSTNPIMGSSAVEFEVSSLTGFGLFSFDWNFKPFAVSDTVVSWQSSKDKLYDKVVLRDDLTWSDGVPITAHDIVFTFKTIMNPEVPVPAVRSGTDQIRWIEAYDDQTLVFFHKESLPTNVWNLNFPIIPKHIYEKELKSDPTLQDSPYHVKFENEPVTGGPYEIEKRERGQEILLKRRESWYMQDGKQVRTRPYFERVRLRIIEDPNTALLALKNGKIDEMALNPELWKTQTEDDDFYKTCTKANGLEWVYFYFGWNCETLFFKDKEVRQAMSYAFNHKEMLDELCYGLYQPCTGIYHETAWMAPDPMSKPYNQNLAKAEKLLDEAGWIDHDGDGIRDKEFDGKVIPFRFSVMTSSQPLSLSICTLLKENLAQIGVICEVKPTEFTVMQEKARNHQFQAMFGGWGTGTDPDTSINLWKTEAARNYVNYSNPEVDKLFEEGRREFDVEKRAKIYGKIHELLYEDQPYTWLYFRNSFYGFNKDLRGYVFSPRGPYGYGPGFSSLWKPVEN, encoded by the coding sequence ATGCATCAATATCCCCGCTTCAATCTATTATTCTTGTCCCTCTTTCTGATGATCACCCTGGCAGGCTGCCCTGGTCCCGCTTCTGATGAAGCAGAGGATGAAGCTGACTCAGAAACAAAAGAAGTTCTACTGGAGCCCTTCGACGCTCCCAAACTTGCTGATTTAGATGCGCAGGTGGAATGGGAAGAACAACCCGTGCTGGACAGTCTGGAACTTCTGCGGGAACGACAGAGCCAGGAAAAACCTCTGGTGAGTGTGGACGAGGCTCTCAAGCTGAAAAATACGAATCAGGAAATCAACGAAAAGATCCTGAGTGCTCTGGGACGATTACCCAAAAACGATGAAGAAGTAGACTGGGGAGCGACCATCAACCGACACGTTGGTGCCGACTTGAAAAGTACCAACCCGATTATGGGTAGCTCAGCAGTCGAATTTGAAGTCTCTTCTCTCACTGGTTTTGGCCTGTTCAGTTTTGATTGGAACTTCAAGCCATTTGCTGTTTCAGACACCGTGGTTTCCTGGCAGTCCAGTAAAGACAAACTTTACGACAAAGTGGTTCTGCGGGATGACCTGACCTGGTCAGACGGAGTTCCCATTACCGCTCATGATATCGTATTTACATTCAAGACGATCATGAACCCGGAGGTACCGGTTCCTGCGGTACGTTCAGGAACAGACCAGATTCGCTGGATTGAAGCCTACGATGACCAGACTCTGGTCTTCTTCCACAAAGAGTCTCTGCCAACGAACGTCTGGAATCTGAACTTTCCGATTATCCCCAAGCATATCTATGAAAAAGAACTCAAATCAGATCCGACATTGCAGGACAGCCCCTACCATGTGAAGTTTGAAAACGAACCTGTTACGGGTGGACCATACGAAATTGAGAAACGAGAACGTGGACAGGAAATTCTGCTGAAACGCCGTGAAAGCTGGTACATGCAGGACGGGAAGCAGGTTCGCACACGTCCGTACTTTGAACGGGTTCGTCTACGAATTATTGAAGATCCCAATACCGCATTACTTGCCTTGAAGAATGGTAAAATTGATGAGATGGCGCTCAATCCCGAATTGTGGAAAACACAGACAGAGGATGATGATTTTTACAAAACCTGTACCAAAGCAAACGGTCTGGAATGGGTCTACTTCTATTTTGGCTGGAACTGTGAGACATTGTTCTTCAAGGACAAAGAGGTGAGGCAGGCCATGTCTTACGCCTTCAATCATAAAGAAATGCTGGATGAACTGTGTTATGGGCTCTATCAGCCTTGTACCGGCATTTATCATGAAACGGCCTGGATGGCTCCTGATCCCATGAGTAAACCATATAACCAGAATCTGGCAAAAGCAGAGAAACTGCTGGATGAAGCCGGCTGGATTGACCACGATGGTGATGGAATCCGTGACAAAGAGTTTGATGGTAAAGTCATTCCGTTCCGCTTCAGTGTCATGACATCCAGTCAGCCCTTATCGCTCTCGATCTGTACGTTACTGAAAGAGAATCTTGCCCAGATCGGGGTTATCTGTGAAGTGAAACCAACTGAATTCACCGTCATGCAGGAGAAGGCACGAAATCATCAGTTTCAGGCCATGTTCGGAGGCTGGGGAACAGGTACGGATCCGGACACTTCGATCAATCTCTGGAAGACGGAAGCGGCTCGCAATTATGTCAATTACTCCAACCCCGAGGTGGACAAGCTTTTCGAAGAAGGTCGCCGTGAATTTGACGTCGAAAAAAGAGCAAAGATCTACGGCAAAATCCATGAGCTGCTGTACGAGGACCAGCCTTATACCTGGCTCTACTTCCGTAATTCCTTCTATGGCTTCAACAAAGATCTGAGAGGCTATGTATTCAGCCCGCGCGGCCCTTATGGGTACGGTCCGGGCTTCTCCAGTCTCTGGAAACCTGTTGAAAACTAG
- a CDS encoding ABC transporter permease, whose translation MFSYLVRRLFIGLITLLLITFIIFGLIRNMPGSPISVNMAMIDPGKELNPADIERMRKAYGLDKPWPEAYVLWVGNVCRLDLGRSISRKQPVTRLIHERIGPTLILSITSLFLTYLLAIPFGLYSSARQGKLDERTMGTILYMLYSFPSFVAALFLQIYFANKLGWLPLYGMKSDNYSSLSSSQQVWDIFQHALMPVICYTYGSLAYYSRFIRANMHEVLRQDYIRTARAKGLGPINVLVKHAFRNTFIPLVTLIGLTLPSLLGGSVIIERIFSWPGMGQLYFESILERDYPTIMGLTLMFSILTLAGQLLADIFYALADPRVKISDH comes from the coding sequence ATGTTCAGCTATCTCGTGCGAAGGCTATTCATCGGGTTAATTACCCTGTTGTTGATCACCTTCATTATTTTCGGCCTGATCAGAAACATGCCGGGATCTCCGATCTCTGTCAACATGGCGATGATCGACCCGGGAAAAGAACTGAACCCTGCTGATATCGAACGTATGCGAAAAGCTTATGGTCTGGATAAACCCTGGCCTGAAGCCTATGTACTCTGGGTGGGGAATGTCTGCCGACTGGATCTGGGACGTTCTATTTCCCGGAAGCAGCCTGTCACCAGGCTGATTCATGAACGCATTGGGCCGACGCTGATTTTATCCATTACATCCCTGTTTCTGACCTATCTGCTGGCGATTCCCTTTGGTCTGTATTCCTCAGCACGCCAGGGAAAACTGGATGAGCGTACGATGGGAACGATCCTGTATATGCTCTATTCGTTTCCCAGCTTTGTCGCCGCGTTGTTTCTACAAATCTATTTTGCCAACAAGCTGGGCTGGCTCCCCCTGTATGGCATGAAGAGCGATAACTATTCTTCGCTGAGCAGCAGTCAGCAGGTCTGGGATATTTTCCAGCATGCCCTGATGCCGGTCATCTGTTACACGTATGGCAGTCTTGCGTATTACAGCCGTTTCATCCGAGCGAACATGCACGAAGTACTGCGGCAGGATTACATCCGCACCGCTCGTGCCAAAGGCCTGGGACCGATTAACGTGCTGGTAAAGCATGCCTTTCGTAATACGTTTATCCCCCTGGTCACGTTAATTGGATTAACTCTGCCTTCGCTACTGGGCGGTTCCGTGATTATTGAGCGAATTTTCAGCTGGCCTGGCATGGGGCAGTTATACTTCGAGTCGATTCTGGAACGAGACTATCCGACTATCATGGGTTTGACATTGATGTTTTCGATCCTGACGCTGGCGGGCCAACTGCTGGCTGACATCTTTTATGCATTAGCAGACCCCCGGGTTAAGATTTCAGATCACTGA
- a CDS encoding ABC transporter ATP-binding protein, with the protein MPETTALLDIQGLKTYFHTSRGVVKAVEDLSVTLEKGKTLGLVGESGSGKSVTSLSIMKLLPDAAAKIDAGSISFLGKDLVKLSDPEMRNIRGREISMIFQEPGTSLNPVFRVGKQVMEAIMLHQKVTTEEAKKRTIDLFHEVGILDPERRFSSYPHEMSGGQKQRVMIAMALSCNPELLIADEPTTALDVTIQAQILNLIRKLRDERGMSVLFITHDLGVIAEIADDVAVMFRGKLVEYKPVVEIFENPEHPYTKGLLACRPSLDSTFKRLPTVSDFMDFEETEPGEYLIQEKEFNEAKFKDSTAHGRPRILHPRSELESLGYRWDDVKNLPESRFIEAGERPILRLDELQVYYPIKSGIIKRTVDHVKAVDGISLNIYRGQTIGLVGESGCGKTTTGKAIVGLAPVTGGRILLEGNDLAHMTRSERKPFRRKVQIIFQDPYSSLNPRMMVSTIITESMIAHRLGKSKSDRRDRAASLLEEVGLPVDYLDRYPHEFSGGQRQRISIARALAVEPEFIICDESVSALDVSVQAQVLNLLKDLQEQHNLTYIFISHDLSVVKFMSDMMAVMNAGKLVELGPSEAIYQNPQQDYTRKLIESVPVDDLSQIKARVAHRKEQTTMHK; encoded by the coding sequence ATGCCAGAGACAACAGCTTTACTCGATATTCAGGGATTGAAAACGTACTTCCACACCAGCCGGGGAGTGGTAAAAGCGGTAGAGGATTTAAGCGTCACCCTTGAAAAAGGGAAAACCCTGGGACTGGTGGGTGAATCGGGGTCCGGCAAATCCGTGACCTCGCTTTCTATTATGAAACTGCTGCCCGATGCCGCTGCAAAAATCGATGCTGGCTCAATCTCATTCCTTGGCAAAGATCTCGTGAAGTTGTCTGACCCGGAAATGCGCAATATCCGCGGTCGTGAAATCAGCATGATCTTTCAGGAACCAGGAACCTCCCTGAATCCGGTATTTCGCGTCGGGAAGCAGGTGATGGAGGCAATTATGCTGCATCAGAAAGTGACGACTGAGGAAGCGAAAAAGCGAACGATCGACCTGTTTCACGAGGTGGGCATTCTTGATCCGGAAAGACGATTCTCAAGTTATCCCCACGAAATGTCAGGAGGTCAGAAACAACGCGTGATGATTGCAATGGCATTGAGTTGTAACCCCGAATTATTAATTGCGGACGAACCAACGACGGCACTGGATGTGACCATTCAGGCACAGATCCTGAACCTGATCCGCAAACTACGTGATGAGCGGGGCATGTCTGTACTGTTTATTACTCATGATTTAGGTGTCATTGCAGAGATTGCCGACGACGTGGCCGTCATGTTCCGTGGTAAACTGGTGGAATATAAACCGGTCGTCGAGATCTTTGAGAATCCGGAGCACCCCTATACGAAAGGTCTGTTAGCTTGTCGGCCTTCGCTGGATTCCACGTTTAAACGATTACCAACCGTCTCTGATTTTATGGACTTTGAAGAAACGGAGCCTGGAGAGTATCTGATCCAGGAAAAGGAATTTAATGAAGCAAAATTCAAGGACAGCACAGCGCACGGTCGACCACGGATCCTGCATCCGCGATCGGAACTGGAATCATTGGGTTACCGCTGGGACGATGTCAAAAATCTTCCGGAATCTCGATTTATCGAAGCAGGGGAGAGACCGATCCTCAGGCTGGATGAGCTTCAGGTCTACTACCCGATCAAGAGTGGAATTATCAAAAGAACTGTAGACCATGTGAAAGCCGTCGATGGTATCTCTTTGAATATTTACCGCGGACAGACGATCGGACTGGTGGGTGAATCCGGGTGCGGAAAAACAACAACCGGTAAGGCGATTGTCGGGCTGGCTCCCGTAACGGGGGGGAGAATCCTGCTGGAAGGAAACGATCTTGCACATATGACACGCTCCGAAAGAAAACCATTTCGGCGAAAAGTGCAGATCATTTTCCAGGATCCCTACAGTTCTTTGAATCCGCGCATGATGGTCTCGACGATCATTACCGAATCGATGATTGCGCATCGGCTGGGAAAATCGAAGTCAGACCGGCGCGATCGAGCAGCCTCTTTACTGGAAGAAGTTGGTCTGCCCGTTGACTATCTGGATCGTTATCCGCATGAATTTTCCGGGGGACAACGTCAAAGGATTTCGATTGCCCGTGCGTTGGCTGTCGAACCAGAATTTATTATCTGTGATGAATCGGTTTCTGCACTCGACGTTTCCGTGCAGGCACAAGTATTGAACCTGCTCAAAGATCTGCAGGAACAACACAACCTGACTTACATTTTTATCAGTCATGATTTGAGTGTTGTGAAATTCATGTCCGATATGATGGCGGTGATGAATGCCGGAAAACTGGTGGAACTCGGTCCGTCCGAAGCCATCTACCAGAACCCGCAACAAGATTACACTCGCAAATTAATTGAATCTGTCCCTGTTGATGATTTGTCACAAATCAAGGCTCGAGTTGCACATAGGAAAGAACAGACAACAATGCACAAATAA